From Brassica oleracea var. oleracea cultivar TO1000 chromosome C3, BOL, whole genome shotgun sequence, a single genomic window includes:
- the LOC106334860 gene encoding uncharacterized protein LOC106334860 has translation MATVASSPADQSADMLQNLSLDSQAKAASEIPEPKKTAVYQYGGVDLNGQVPSFDRSLSPLLPSDAVDPSVCYVPNAYQQPFYYGYGNGDWSEYTGYQNPEGVDMNSGYGYAAYPYSPATSPAPQVGGDGQLFGAQQYQYPTFFPTGPVSVATPTQGDLAANKAGGLKPAESKNVASAAGMTKGSNGSAAGKPNNQTAFNTSSTLYGNGAYAGGYAAGYQDARFNYDGYYGTGYSDVQRPVASSYSKANSVRNQNYRSNSNYTGVHQPASMTGYGTHGYYSKMNQSKLYGNYGSSGRSGLGFSSSGYDSRTNGRGWVSATDNRYRGFGRGNSFFYGNENNADGLNELNRGPRAKGAKNQKESSEDSLEVKEQTSESNVAEAVETENTCIVPDREQYNKEDFPVDYADAMFFIIKSYSEDDVHKSIKYNVWASTPNGNKKLAAAYQEAQQKPGGCPIFLFFSVNASGQFVGLAEMTGPVDFNTNVDCWQQDKWTGSFPLKWHIVKDVPNSLLKHITLENNENKPVTNSRDTQEVKLEQGLKIVKIFKEHTSKTCILDDFSFYEVRQKTILEKKAKQNQTQKQVSEEKTTTDEKKETASADSANKESPPAAQTTGDVKVDENGAVAKPVVVVANGC, from the exons ATGGCTACCGTTGCTTCTTCACCTGCTGATC AATCTGCTGATATGTTGCAGAACCTCTCCTTGGACTCTCAAGCAAAAGCAGCTTCGGAGATTCCTGAGCCAAAGAAG ACTGCTGTTTACCAGTATGGAGGTGTGGATTTAAACGGTCAAGTTCCTTCCTTTGACAGATCTTTGTCACCGTTGCTTCCCAGTGACGCCGTCGACCCTTCGGTTTGCTATGTTCCTAATGCGTATCAGCAGCCCTTTTATTATG GATATGGGAATGGTGACTGGAGCGAATACACTGGCTACCAAAATCCTGAGGGTGTTGACATGAATTCT GGCTATGGGTATGCAGCATATCCTTACTCTCCCGCAACAAGCCCTGCTCCGCAGGTTGGCGGAGATGGACAGTTGTTTGGAGCCCAGCAGTACCAGTATCCTACCTTTTTCCCCACTGGACCAGTATCTGTTGCTACCCCTACCCAGGGAGATCTCGCTGCAAACAAAGCTGGTGGTCTGAAACCTGCGGAAAGCAAGAATGTTGCATCTGCTGCTGGTATGACAAAAGGAAGCAATGGATCTGCTGCAGGGAAACCAAATAACCAGACCGCATTCAACACCTCAAGCACTTTGTATGGAAATGGCGCTTATGCAGGGGGTTATGCTGCTGGTTATCAGGACGCTAGATTTAACTATGATGGATATTATGGTACTGGTTATTCAGATGTTCAGAGACCTGTTGCATCCTCCTATTCTAAGGCAAACAGTGTAAGGAATCAAAACTACCGCTCAAATTCTAACTACACG GGTGTGCACCAGCCTGCATCAATGACAGGCTACGGTACTCATGGATACTACAGCAAGATGAATCAAAGCAAGTTATATGGTAACTATGGTAGCTCGGGGAGATCTGGTCTGGGCTTTAGTTCTTCTGGGTATGATTCAAGAACAAATGGAAGAGGATGGGTGAGTGCAACAGACAACAGATACAGAGGCTTTGGAAGGGGTAACAGTTTCTTCTACGGAAATGAGAACAACGCAGATGGTCTGAACGAACTTAACAGGGGACCCAGAGCCAAGGGCGCAAAGAACCAGAAGGAAAGTTCAGAAGATAGCTTAGAGGTTAAGGAGCAGACTAGCGAGTCAAATGTAGCTGAGGCTGTGGAGACGGAGAACACATGCATTGTTCCTGACAGAGAACAGTACAACAAAGAAGATTTCCCGGTGGATTATGCGGACGCTATGTTCTTTATCATCAAGTCCTACAGTGAAGATGATGTGCACAAGAGCATCAAATATAACGTTTGGGCTAGCACACCAAATGGAAACAAGAAGCTTGCTGCAGCATACCAGGAAGCTCAGCAGAAACCTGGCGGCTGTCCTATCTTTCTCTTCTTCTCG GTCAATGCAAGTGGACAATTTGTTGGGCTTGCTGAAATGACAGGACCGGTTGATTTCAACACAAATGTGGACTGCTGGCAGCAAGACAAGTGGACAGGCTCTTTCCCTCTCAAGTGGCATATTGTGAAGGATGTTCCAAACAGTTTGCTGAAACATATTACCCTTGAGAACAATGAGAACAAGCCTGTCACTAACTCCAGAGACACCCAAGAG GTCAAGTTGGAGCAAGGTTTGAAGATTGTGAAAATTTTCAAGGAGCATACTAGCAAGACTTGCATTTTGGATGACTTCTCCTTCTATGAGGTTCGACAGAAGACTATCTTGGAGAAGAAGGCCAAGCAAAACCAAACCCAGAAACAG GTTAGTGAGGAGAAAACTACAACGGATGAGAAAAAGGAAACCGCTAGTGCTGATTCGGCTAATAAGGAATCTCCTCCAGCTGCTCAAACTACCGGTGATGTAAAGGTTGATGAGAATGGGGCTGTTGCTAAGCCAGTTGTTGTGGTGGCAAATGGTTGCTAG
- the LOC106334861 gene encoding LOW QUALITY PROTEIN: chaperonin 60 subunit beta 2, chloroplastic-like (The sequence of the model RefSeq protein was modified relative to this genomic sequence to represent the inferred CDS: inserted 1 base in 1 codon): protein MASIFTATSSLGSLVAPISPKLSSATSISSSSFGRRQNVCPRRPRPAIVCAAKELHFNKDGSTIKKLQTGVNKLADLVGVTLGPKGRNVVLESKYGSPKIVNDGVTVAREVELEDPVENIGAKLVRQAAEKANDLAGDGTTTSVVLAQVFIAEGVKVVAAGANPVLITRGIEKTAKALVHELKLMSKEVEDSELADVAAVSAGNNPEVGNMIAEAMSKVGRKGVVTLEEGKSVENHLYVVEGMQFDRGYISPYLVTDSEKMSVEYENCKLLLVDKKVTNARYLVGVLEDAIRGGYPILIIAEDIEQEALATLVVNKLRGTLKIAAIKAPGFGERKXQYLDDIAILTGATVIREEVGLSLDKAGKEVLGTASKVVLTKEMTTIVGDGSPQEAVNKRVVEIKNLIEQAEQEYEKEKLNERIAKLSGGVAVIQVGAQTETELKEKKLRVEDALNATKAAVAEGIVVGVGCTLLRLAAKVDAIKDTLENDEEKVGAEIVKRALSYPLKLIAKNAGVNGSVVSEKVLANDNVKFGYNAATGKYEDLTAAGIIDPTKVVRCCLEHAASVAKTFLMSDCVVVEIKEPEPVPAGNPMDNSGYGY, encoded by the exons ATGGCATCGATATTCACTGCTACATCTTCACTTGGTTCCTTGGTTGCTCCCATTTCCCCCAAGCTTTCTTCTGCGACTTCTATCTCTTCAAGCTCATTTGGAAGGAGACAGAATGTGTGCCCAAGAAGACCCCGTCCTGCGATTGTTTGTGCAGCCAAGGAGTTGCATTTCAACAAAGATGGTTCCACCATAAAGAAACTTCAA ACTGGTGTTAACAAGCTAGCCGACCTTGTTGGTGTCACACTTGGACCAAAAGGGAGAAACGTTGTTCTTGAGAGCAAATATGGATCTCCAAAAATTGTTAATGATGGTGTCACTGTTGCTAGAGAG GTCGAGTTGGAGGACCCGGTTGAGAACATTGGTGCAAAGCTTGTGAGGCAAGCAGCTGAAAAGGCCAATGACTTAGCTGGTGACGGTACAACAACATCTGTTGTTCTTGCACAAGTTTTTATTGCTGAGGGTGTCAAG GTGGTGGCTGCAGGTGCAAACCCTGTGTTAATAACTAGAGGCATTGAGAAGACAGCAAAGGCTTTGGTTCACGAGCTGAAGCTAATGTCCAAGGAG GTTGAAGACAGTGAACTTGCGGATGTGGCGGCTGTTAGTGCTGGTAACAACCCTGAAGTTGGAAACATGATTGCTGAAGCAATGAGCAAAGTGGGCAGGAAAGGTGTTGTGACACTTGAGGAGGGTAAAAGCGTTGAGAACCACCTTTACGTGGTGGAAGGAATGCAGTTTGACCGTGGCTATATCTCCCCATACTTAGTTACAGACAGTGAGAAAATGTCTGTGGAGTATGAAAATTGCAAG CTGCTTCTTGTTGACAAGAAGGTTACCAATGCAAGGTACCTTGTTGGTGTTCTAGAGGATGCTATTAGAGGCGGTTATCCAATTCTGATAATTGCAGAAGATATTGAACAAGAAGCTTTGGCTACTCTTGTTGTTAACAAGCTTAGAGGCACTTTGAAGATCGCAGCTATTAAAGCTCCTGGATTTGGAGAGCGGA AGCAGTACCTTGATGATATTGCCATTCTAACTGGAG CGACTGTGATAAGAGAGGAAGTTGGTCTCTCTCTTGACAAAGCTGGGAAAGAGGTTTTAGGTACCGCCTCTAAGGTTGTTCTCACCAAGGAGATGACGACCATTGTTGGTGATGGTAGCCCACAGGAAGCAGTGAACAAGCGTGTTGTAGAGATTAAGAATCTTATTGAG CAAGCAGAGCAAGAGTATGAGAAGGAAAAATTGAATGAGAGAATTGCAAAGCTTTCTGGTGGAGTTGCTGTTATTCAG GTTGGAGCACAAACTGAGACAGAGCTGAAAGAAAAGAAGCTGAGAGTTGAAGATGCTCTTAACGCCACAAAG GCTGCGGTTGCGGAAGGTATTGTTGTTGGTGTTGGTTGCACTCTGCTTCGTCTTGCAGCCAAGGTTGACGCCATCAAGGATACCCTTGAAAACGATGAAGAAAAA GTTGGAGCAGAGATCGTTAAAAGAGCCCTGAGTTACCCTCTGAAGTTGATAGCAAAGAATGCTGGTGTCAACGGAAGCGTTGTTAGCGAGAAG GTGCTAGCTAATGATAATGTGAAGTTCGGATACAATGCTGCAACCGGAAAGTATGAAGACCTGACGGCTGCAGGAATCATTGACCCTACAAAG GTTGTGAGATGTTGCTTGGAACATGCCGCCTCGGTTGCAAAGACGTTCTTGATGTCTGACTGTGTGGTTGTTGAGATCAAGGAGCCAGAGCCAGTTCCTGCTGGCAACCCAATGGACAATTCAG GATATGGATACTGA
- the LOC106330224 gene encoding uncharacterized protein LOC106330224, with the protein MSFPSVDPYPVPFFICFSKPSPHIYTSGSLKLENTPPQVSFSTTTVVEANDDHYVDGLLDEVREEDCGTEEKEEECVFEEKQEEEQGQCHGEILKSSLRKKALDGRMERKQVQWVDVMGKELAEIREFECSEEDDIRYDGDKSCACIIL; encoded by the exons ATGTCCTTTCCTAGCGTTGATCCAT ATCCAGTACCCTTCTTCATCTGCTTCTCTAAGCCTTCTCCTCACATCTACACATCAGGCTCGTTGAAATTGGAGAACACGCCTCCTCAAGTGTCTTTTTCCACTACTACGGTTGTTGAGGCCAATGATGATCATTATGTTGATGGTTTGTTAGATGAGGTTAGAGAAGAAGATTGTGGTACAGAGGAAAAGGAAGAAGAGTGCGTCTTTGAGGAGAAACAAGAAGAAGAGCAAGGTCAATGTCATGGTGAGATCTTGAAAAGCAGTCTCAGGAAGAAGGCTTTAGATGGGAGAATGGAGAGGAAGCAGGTACAGTGGGTGGATGTGATGGGGAAAGAACTTGCTGAGATCCGTGAATTCGAGTGTAG TGAAGAAGATGATATCAGATATGATGGTGATAAAAGCTGTGCTTGCATCATTCTGTGA